One Mugil cephalus isolate CIBA_MC_2020 chromosome 8, CIBA_Mcephalus_1.1, whole genome shotgun sequence genomic window carries:
- the enkd1 gene encoding enkurin domain-containing protein 1, translating to MCEGPSSISGPIPPDPSLFPQYYRRPSSARGRLEGNSDGTLALLSGPFAPDPMLHPGCYSARTSTHRPRIGPNATHILERGQRGVVGNLLKLDGVSISPVPKQKQRVHDFGKENVRRLREIQRRCKEQEAERAQSRPVPVKALWTSSKYQNVPSRVMAQLQVSCPTAKPQCQNYLKAHSNGVYAAAPRHQTKTSSLSAERRASCNSTQDQDFQLQVQGQAIDFIRHNARAAGKAVLRRTQSLTSLKDKPVPSAIKGQVPQYLEERKEQWRKEQEEKRRNAPDPTVPAGHSLMPESERQETLKSLKETHRSLVTELLSLPLKADSLSVRSRRAQLDCRLSEIEEAIKIFSRDKVYIKNDS from the exons ATGTGTGAAGGACCTTCGTCAATATCTGGGCCAATCCCTCCAGACCCCTCCCTGTTTCCTCAGTACTACAGACGACCTTCCTCAG ctcgaGGCCGTTTAGAGGGAAACAGTGATGGGACTTTGGCCCTGCTCTCGGGGCCATTTGCTCCAGATCCCATGTTGCACCCTGGCTGCTACAGTGCTCGTACCTCAACACATCGCCCCCGCATCGGCCCCAATGCCACCCATATTCTCGAACGAGGACAGAGAGGGGTTGTTGGGAACCTACTTAAACTGGATGGTGTCTCTATCTCCCCTGTTCCCAAACAGA AACAGCGAGTACATGACTTTGGTAAAGAGAATGTACGTCGGCTTCGGGAGATCCAGCGACGCTGCAAAGAGCAGGAGGCTGAGAGAGCACAGTCCCGTCCTGTTCCAGTTAAAGCTCTTTGGACCTCCTCAAAATATCAGAATGTCCCATCCAGGGTGATGGCTCAGCTACAG GTTTCTTGTCCAACTGCTAAGCCACAATGTCAGAATTACCTGAAGGCCCATTCTAATGGTGTGTATGCCGCTGCCCCAAGACACCAGACCAAAACATCATCCTTATCGGCAGAACGCCGGGCCTCCTGCAACTCTACACAAGACCAGGACTTCCAA TTACAGGTACAAGGCCAGGCCATTGACTTCATAAGGCATAATGCCCGGGCTGCAGGGAAAGCTGTGCTACGTCGGACCCAGTCATTGACAAGTCTTAAAGATAAGCCTGTGCCCAGTGCAATCAAAGGACAGGTGCCTCAGTA CCTTGAAGAAAGGAAGGAGCAGTGGCGtaaagagcaggaggagaagaggaggaacgcGCCTGATCCTACTGTCCCAGCTGGTCACTCTCTGATGCCTGAGAGCGAGAGACAGGAAACACTGAAGTCCCTGAAAGAAA CCCACCGCTCCTTGGTGACAGAGCTGCTCTCACTCCCCCTCAAAGCGGACAGTCTCAGCGTTCGTTCACGGCGGGCTCAACTCGATTGTCGGCTTTCTGAAATTGAGGAGGCGATTAAAATATTCTCCAGAGACaaagtttatataaaaaatgactCCTAA